One segment of Streptomyces sp. NBC_00576 DNA contains the following:
- a CDS encoding SigE family RNA polymerase sigma factor yields the protein MRRRQHTPLPVMPPVAAALAEPAGTAPSVPRPAAASEVLAPVVGDPAELEREAALAGLFELHYASMLRLAVLLGADDPENVVAEAYYQLYRKWRRLRETGAAEAYLRSTVCNLTRMRIRHLQVARRHVENPPPPDDSVASAESTALLHDDQRVLIGALQQLPARQREALVLRHWLGLKESEIAAAMGISCGSVKTHTARGIAALTQAMETRR from the coding sequence GTGAGACGCAGACAGCACACGCCCTTGCCGGTGATGCCACCGGTGGCCGCGGCCCTGGCCGAACCGGCCGGCACCGCGCCGAGCGTTCCGCGGCCGGCCGCCGCGAGCGAGGTCCTCGCCCCCGTGGTGGGCGATCCGGCCGAGCTCGAACGCGAAGCCGCCCTCGCCGGCCTCTTCGAGCTGCACTACGCCTCGATGTTGCGGCTGGCCGTCCTGCTCGGCGCGGACGACCCGGAGAACGTGGTGGCCGAGGCCTACTACCAGCTCTACCGGAAGTGGCGGCGGCTGCGCGAGACCGGGGCGGCGGAGGCGTATCTGCGCTCCACCGTGTGCAATCTGACCCGGATGCGCATACGTCACCTCCAGGTCGCCCGCAGACATGTGGAGAACCCGCCCCCGCCGGACGACTCCGTCGCCTCCGCCGAGAGCACCGCTCTGCTCCACGACGACCAGCGCGTACTGATCGGCGCCCTCCAGCAGCTGCCCGCCCGACAGCGCGAGGCTCTCGTCCTGCGGCACTGGCTGGGCCTCAAGGAGAGCGAGATCGCCGCCGCGATGGGCATCTCCTGCGGATCGGTCAAGACGCACACCGCACGCGGCATCGCCGCTCTGACCCAGGCGATGGAGACACGGCGATGA
- a CDS encoding carbon starvation CstA family protein → MPASAMPESVLPAPEDPPSTPSGPGRMTPRSMLLWAAVALVGAVGWGVLALARGEEISAVWLVMAALGSYAIAYRFYSRFIVRRVLKPDDRRATPAERLDDGVDFQPTDRRVLLGHHFAAIAGAGPLVGPVLAAQMGYLPGTLWIVAGVIFAGAVQDMVVLFLSMRRDGKSLGQMARDEIGRAGGAAALIAVFAIMIILLGVLALVVVNALAHSPWGTFSVAMTIPIALFMGFWMHVIRPGRVVETSLIGVALLLLAIVGGSWIQNSSLADTFTLSPTTLVFCLVGYGFVASVLPVWMLLAPRDYLSTFMKIGTIALLAVGVVVAAPVMRADAVSDFASSGAGPVFAGSLFPFLFITIACGALSGFHALVASGTTPKLIQKESQVRMIGYGAMLMESFVAIMALIAAATLEPGLYYAMNAPAGLLGTTAESASHAVAGLGFTITPDQLTQAAKAVEEQTLIARSGGAPTLAVGMSEIFSGIFGGAALKAFWYHFAIMFEALFILTTVDAGTRVGRFMLQDMLGNVWKPIGRVNWKPGIWLCSGLVVAAWGYFLYTGATDPLGGINQLFPLFGIANQLLAAVALTVCTTVLIKSGRLRWAWVTGVPLAWVVAITFTAGWQKIFSDDPRVGFFAQRAKYADGIDSGQVLPPAKTLDDMHTVVTNSTVDGVLIALFLLLVSVVIANAAVVCVRAVRSPVPLPTTESPYVESRIGTREDDAAELLVGARS, encoded by the coding sequence ATGCCCGCATCAGCCATGCCCGAATCCGTTCTCCCGGCACCGGAAGACCCGCCGTCCACGCCCTCCGGTCCCGGCCGTATGACACCGCGCTCGATGCTGCTGTGGGCCGCCGTCGCCCTGGTCGGCGCGGTCGGCTGGGGCGTCCTCGCGCTGGCCCGGGGCGAGGAGATCTCCGCGGTCTGGCTGGTGATGGCCGCCCTCGGCTCGTACGCCATCGCCTACCGCTTCTACTCCCGCTTCATCGTCCGGCGCGTCCTGAAGCCGGACGACCGCCGGGCCACTCCCGCCGAACGCCTCGACGACGGCGTCGACTTCCAGCCGACCGACCGCCGGGTGCTCCTCGGCCACCACTTCGCCGCCATCGCGGGCGCCGGTCCGCTGGTGGGTCCGGTACTCGCGGCCCAGATGGGGTATCTGCCCGGCACCCTGTGGATCGTCGCCGGAGTGATCTTCGCCGGGGCGGTGCAGGACATGGTGGTGCTGTTCCTGTCCATGCGGCGGGACGGGAAGTCGCTCGGGCAGATGGCCCGGGACGAGATCGGCAGGGCGGGCGGAGCCGCGGCACTGATCGCCGTGTTCGCCATCATGATCATCCTGCTGGGTGTGCTGGCCCTGGTCGTGGTCAACGCGCTCGCCCACTCGCCGTGGGGCACCTTCTCCGTCGCCATGACCATCCCCATCGCCCTGTTCATGGGCTTCTGGATGCATGTCATCCGACCGGGCCGGGTCGTAGAGACCAGCCTCATCGGCGTCGCCCTGCTGCTGCTCGCGATCGTCGGCGGCAGCTGGATCCAGAACTCCTCGCTCGCCGACACCTTCACCCTCAGCCCCACGACCCTGGTCTTCTGTCTGGTCGGATACGGCTTCGTCGCCTCCGTCCTCCCGGTGTGGATGCTGCTCGCGCCCCGCGACTACCTCTCCACCTTCATGAAGATCGGCACCATCGCGCTGCTCGCGGTCGGCGTCGTGGTCGCCGCGCCGGTCATGCGGGCGGACGCGGTGAGCGACTTCGCCTCCTCGGGCGCCGGCCCGGTCTTCGCCGGGTCGCTCTTCCCGTTCCTCTTCATCACCATCGCCTGCGGCGCCCTGTCGGGATTCCACGCGCTGGTCGCCTCCGGGACCACTCCGAAGCTGATCCAGAAGGAGTCCCAGGTCCGGATGATCGGCTACGGCGCCATGCTGATGGAGTCGTTCGTCGCGATCATGGCCCTGATCGCCGCGGCCACCCTCGAACCCGGCCTCTACTACGCGATGAACGCCCCCGCCGGACTGCTCGGCACCACCGCCGAATCCGCCTCCCACGCGGTGGCGGGCCTCGGCTTCACCATCACCCCCGACCAGTTGACGCAGGCGGCGAAGGCCGTGGAGGAGCAGACCCTGATCGCCCGCTCGGGCGGTGCGCCGACGCTGGCCGTCGGCATGTCGGAGATCTTCTCCGGCATCTTCGGCGGGGCGGCCCTGAAGGCCTTCTGGTACCACTTCGCGATCATGTTCGAGGCGCTGTTCATCCTGACGACGGTCGACGCGGGCACCCGGGTCGGACGCTTCATGCTCCAGGACATGCTCGGCAACGTCTGGAAGCCCATCGGCCGGGTCAACTGGAAGCCCGGAATCTGGCTGTGCAGTGGACTCGTCGTGGCCGCCTGGGGCTACTTCCTCTACACCGGCGCCACCGACCCGCTCGGCGGAATCAACCAGCTCTTCCCGCTGTTCGGCATCGCCAACCAACTGCTGGCCGCCGTCGCCCTCACCGTCTGCACGACAGTGCTGATCAAGTCCGGCCGGCTGCGCTGGGCCTGGGTCACCGGAGTTCCGCTCGCCTGGGTGGTCGCGATCACCTTCACCGCCGGCTGGCAGAAGATCTTCTCCGACGACCCCCGGGTCGGGTTCTTCGCCCAGCGCGCCAAGTACGCCGACGGCATCGACTCCGGCCAGGTACTGCCACCCGCCAAGACCCTCGACGACATGCACACCGTGGTGACCAACTCCACGGTCGACGGCGTGTTGATCGCCCTGTTCCTGCTGCTGGTCTCGGTGGTCATCGCCAACGCGGCCGTGGTCTGCGTACGGGCCGTACGCTCGCCCGTCCCGCTCCCGACGACCGAGTCGCCGTACGTCGAATCCCGCATCGGCACACGGGAGGACGACGCCGCCGAGCTGCTGGTGGGGGCCCGCTCATGA
- a CDS encoding YbdD/YjiX family protein — translation MNARHWARAGFRHLRWYLRELTGEAEYDRYRERHLSRHPHTPVPTRREYEVLRTLHRETHPQSRCC, via the coding sequence ATGAACGCCCGGCACTGGGCCCGGGCCGGATTCCGGCACCTGCGCTGGTATCTGCGCGAACTGACCGGAGAAGCCGAGTACGACCGCTACCGCGAGCGCCACCTCAGCCGCCACCCGCACACCCCCGTACCGACCCGGCGCGAGTACGAGGTGCTGCGCACCCTGCACCGGGAGACCCACCCCCAGAGCCGCTGCTGCTGA
- a CDS encoding DUF3311 domain-containing protein, with amino-acid sequence MARTGHQRLRHVAVAVLLLAPAAGLLWVPWYAGASPRLAGTPFFYWYQLAWVPGSGLCLLAAYALTRKEGRDP; translated from the coding sequence ATGGCACGGACCGGACACCAGCGGCTACGGCACGTCGCCGTCGCCGTGCTGCTCCTCGCGCCCGCGGCAGGGCTGCTGTGGGTCCCCTGGTACGCCGGTGCGAGCCCGCGTCTCGCCGGGACACCGTTCTTCTACTGGTACCAGCTCGCCTGGGTACCGGGGAGCGGGCTCTGCCTGCTCGCCGCCTACGCGCTGACCAGGAAGGAAGGCCGCGACCCCTGA
- a CDS encoding alpha/beta fold hydrolase, producing the protein MSAFSAYDGTKLACRVLGEGPPLICLPGGPMQDSVYLGDLGGLSAHRRLIMLDLRGTGRSAVPEDPASYRCDRLVDDVEALREHLGLDRLDLLGHSAGTNLAALYAARHPERVGRLALITPSVAAVGITVTGDVRVETARLRQDEPWFPEAFAALEALVAGRAGADTFQAIAPFWYGRWDEAARAHRAAEDGQRNADAAAVFAAEGAFDPAATRAALARLASPVLVLAGEADLNSPPPAMAELSGLFPHAELVVQPGAGHFPWLDDADRFMATTEAFLT; encoded by the coding sequence ATGTCTGCCTTCTCCGCGTACGACGGAACCAAGCTGGCCTGCCGCGTACTCGGGGAGGGACCGCCGCTCATCTGTCTGCCCGGCGGGCCGATGCAGGACTCCGTCTATCTCGGGGACCTCGGCGGTCTGTCCGCGCACCGGCGCCTGATCATGCTCGATCTCCGGGGCACCGGCCGGTCGGCGGTGCCGGAGGACCCCGCGTCCTATCGCTGCGACCGTCTCGTCGACGACGTCGAGGCCCTGCGCGAGCACCTCGGCCTCGACCGACTGGACCTGCTCGGCCACTCCGCCGGCACGAATCTGGCCGCGCTGTACGCGGCCCGGCACCCCGAGCGCGTCGGCAGACTCGCGCTGATCACCCCGAGCGTGGCGGCCGTCGGCATCACCGTCACCGGAGACGTCCGGGTCGAAACGGCACGGCTGCGCCAGGACGAGCCGTGGTTCCCGGAGGCGTTCGCGGCCCTGGAGGCACTCGTCGCCGGCCGGGCGGGCGCCGACACCTTCCAGGCCATCGCCCCTTTCTGGTACGGCCGTTGGGACGAGGCTGCCCGCGCGCACCGGGCCGCGGAGGACGGGCAGCGCAACGCCGACGCAGCGGCCGTTTTCGCCGCCGAGGGCGCCTTCGACCCGGCAGCAACCCGGGCGGCACTGGCCCGTCTCGCCTCACCGGTCCTCGTGCTGGCCGGGGAGGCCGACCTCAACTCCCCACCGCCCGCGATGGCCGAGCTCTCGGGACTGTTCCCGCATGCCGAACTGGTCGTCCAGCCTGGCGCCGGACACTTCCCGTGGCTCGACGACGCGGACCGGTTCATGGCAACCACCGAAGCGTTCCTGACGTAG
- a CDS encoding VOC family protein: MITTDLAPGSPCWLDLGAPDVPAAAAFYGAVLGWEYESMGEGEDMEGGMFRKDGKIVAGLGKLTEEGARPAWMIYYTVTDADASTQAVERAGGTVRVAPRDLDDWGRMAHYSDPLGGQFAVWQPGKNSGFELADEPGSLSWTELYTSDAAAAKEFYGRVFDWRFSDMELPGGGGTYILITPAGLPEERMQGGLMQLPEENLALADGRPYWHPVFNVADCDAAVAKVTENGGSVQMGPEDAEGVGRLAVCLDPSNADFVVLTPSQS, translated from the coding sequence GTGATCACCACTGACCTCGCACCTGGCTCCCCCTGCTGGCTCGACCTCGGTGCCCCCGACGTCCCGGCCGCCGCGGCCTTCTACGGCGCGGTGCTCGGCTGGGAGTACGAGTCCATGGGCGAGGGGGAGGACATGGAAGGCGGGATGTTCCGGAAAGACGGCAAGATCGTCGCCGGGCTCGGCAAGCTCACCGAAGAGGGCGCGCGCCCGGCCTGGATGATCTATTACACCGTCACCGACGCGGATGCCTCGACCCAGGCCGTGGAGCGGGCGGGAGGCACGGTGCGGGTGGCGCCGAGAGACCTCGACGACTGGGGTCGGATGGCGCACTACAGCGACCCGCTGGGGGGCCAGTTCGCGGTCTGGCAGCCGGGGAAGAACTCGGGCTTCGAGCTGGCGGACGAGCCGGGCTCATTGTCCTGGACCGAGCTGTACACGTCCGATGCCGCGGCCGCCAAGGAGTTCTACGGCAGAGTCTTCGACTGGCGGTTCAGCGACATGGAATTGCCGGGCGGCGGCGGCACGTACATCCTCATCACCCCTGCCGGGCTTCCCGAGGAGCGTATGCAGGGCGGCCTCATGCAACTCCCCGAGGAGAACCTCGCCCTGGCGGACGGGCGGCCGTACTGGCACCCGGTCTTCAACGTCGCCGACTGCGACGCCGCGGTCGCCAAGGTCACCGAGAACGGCGGCAGTGTGCAGATGGGACCCGAGGACGCGGAGGGTGTCGGCCGACTGGCCGTCTGCCTCGATCCGTCGAACGCGGACTTCGTGGTGCTCACTCCATCGCAGAGCTGA
- a CDS encoding sodium:solute symporter family protein: protein MADSAMTATFLAVIGGASLLAVTARRLRPNDRLPSLEGWALADRSLGPVWTWLLLGGTIFTAYTFTAVPGLAYGNGASAFFAVPYTVIVCPLAFVLLTRLWAVARRHGYITVADFVRGRYGSPPLALVVALTGILATMPYLALQLLGIRAVLTAGGLYPRGAAGDLVMVALFAGLAVATYRYGLRAPAVISALKAVAVFVSLGVVCWLVLDRFGGPGSVFDGAARRLGGTDAAHSPLLLSPAQQPAYATLALGSALALLMYPHVLTAGFAADGTRTVRKVTVALPAWTGLLALFGFLGIAALAAGVRAPEGGAEAAVPMLVDRLMPGPLAGLVFGAITVGALVPAAVMSIAAATSFVRNVYVEYVHPTATPKRQVRIAKAVSLTAKVGAVAFVFGLRDQDAVNLQLLGGVWILQIFPAVAIGLFTGRLHPRALLAGWATGMAAGTFMVVREGFSSIVPFGSADQPLQIYAGLAALLLNLAVAVLGTAALTRLGVPRGADATDLPSRLTVRRRPETGANNP, encoded by the coding sequence ATGGCGGACAGCGCCATGACCGCGACGTTCCTCGCCGTGATCGGCGGGGCGTCGCTGCTCGCCGTGACCGCGCGCCGCCTGCGCCCGAACGACCGGTTGCCCTCGCTGGAGGGGTGGGCGCTGGCCGACCGGAGCCTCGGCCCGGTGTGGACGTGGCTGCTGCTCGGCGGCACGATCTTCACCGCGTACACCTTCACCGCCGTGCCCGGACTGGCGTACGGCAACGGGGCGTCCGCCTTCTTCGCGGTGCCGTACACGGTGATCGTCTGCCCGCTCGCGTTCGTGCTGCTGACCCGGCTGTGGGCGGTGGCCCGGCGGCACGGCTACATCACCGTCGCCGACTTCGTGCGCGGGCGGTACGGTTCACCGCCGCTGGCGCTGGTGGTCGCGCTGACCGGGATCCTCGCCACGATGCCGTATCTGGCGCTGCAACTCCTGGGCATACGTGCCGTGTTGACCGCCGGGGGTCTCTATCCGCGGGGCGCCGCCGGGGACCTGGTCATGGTGGCGCTGTTCGCGGGGCTCGCGGTGGCCACGTACCGGTACGGGCTGCGCGCGCCCGCCGTGATCTCGGCGCTCAAGGCGGTGGCCGTCTTCGTCTCGCTGGGCGTCGTCTGCTGGCTGGTCCTCGACCGGTTCGGCGGGCCCGGCTCGGTTTTCGACGGGGCGGCGCGCCGGCTCGGCGGAACGGACGCCGCCCACTCGCCGCTGCTCCTGTCCCCTGCGCAGCAGCCGGCCTACGCCACGCTCGCCCTCGGCTCCGCACTGGCGCTGCTGATGTACCCGCATGTGCTCACCGCCGGTTTCGCGGCCGACGGTACGCGCACCGTCCGCAAGGTCACCGTGGCGCTGCCCGCGTGGACAGGGCTGCTGGCGCTCTTCGGCTTCCTCGGCATCGCGGCACTGGCGGCGGGGGTACGGGCACCGGAGGGCGGTGCTGAGGCCGCCGTGCCGATGCTGGTCGACCGGTTGATGCCCGGGCCGCTGGCGGGCCTGGTGTTCGGCGCGATCACCGTGGGCGCGCTGGTCCCGGCCGCCGTGATGTCGATCGCGGCCGCCACCAGCTTCGTACGCAATGTGTACGTCGAGTACGTGCATCCGACGGCCACGCCCAAGCGGCAGGTGCGCATCGCCAAGGCGGTGTCGCTCACCGCGAAGGTGGGGGCCGTCGCGTTCGTGTTCGGCCTGCGCGACCAGGACGCCGTCAATCTCCAACTGCTCGGCGGTGTCTGGATCCTGCAGATCTTCCCGGCCGTCGCCATCGGGCTGTTCACCGGCCGGCTGCATCCGCGCGCGCTGCTCGCCGGGTGGGCCACCGGTATGGCGGCCGGAACGTTCATGGTGGTGCGCGAGGGTTTCTCCTCCATCGTGCCGTTCGGTTCCGCCGACCAGCCCCTGCAGATCTACGCGGGGCTGGCCGCCCTTCTGCTCAACCTGGCCGTCGCCGTGCTCGGCACCGCGGCCCTGACACGTCTCGGCGTCCCGCGCGGCGCCGACGCGACCGACCTGCCGTCCCGCCTGACCGTCAGGCGACGCCCCGAGACGGGAGCGAACAACCCGTGA
- a CDS encoding amidohydrolase family protein, with protein sequence MAIEDTSGITDDDTGFGPLSRRRFLQVTVGATALATAGTQVASAEPSKATILTFTAATGGSATLAPAGDRLVAEVQNVLWSVPRGQGTAVALTSPGLEPTRPQFSPDGSRLVVCAYRGGGFHLLTLRADGTGLRQLTDGPWDDRGPAWSPDGTRIAFASERGGDTVTGAPYRVWVVDVRTGALTRLTGRVGQQGPGQDTAWEDFDPTWSPDGERVLFVRATVPVPGTLRAATVASVAADGSGPVTTEHTDDSGAQLMTPAVSPAGRLAYLRTTAAPAASCTLVVDGTPVAVEGDLLPAPPRWTDGERLLLNIDGHFRLVDPDAPGAAEEIPFTATLPVNRPKYRMKAYDFEGAGARPVRALHLPALSPDGRSVAFAALNALWTAGTKGGRPPRKVLQVPTTRYVLAPTWTSDGTALVYADDRDGLFTVRRRDLDSGTETVLAGGGRVFPALSPDGTRLACLDMSGNLIVRDLPDGAERVLAAPLGAGGLPGRPSWSPDGRYVALCDRNRVNQRFREGYNLIRVVDTTTGTAALHALAPHTSLADRYDSGPAWSPDGRWMAVVAESALWLLPVRADGTPDGEPRQLTTEAADHPSWSADARTLLYLSAGTLRLIDIADGSTRTVRVPLDYRRPRPADTVVHAGRFWDGTGPDVREDIDIVVRDGRIAEVAAHRAGRPTVRRVDASDRTVIPGLWDAHTHPWQSTYGGRQTALQVAYGITTAVSLGGFAYEQARIREAVAAGALAGPRLLSTGELLDGDRVAYSMARAHRTPEGLRRSLARAKALEWDFVKTYVRAPGWVMKEAADFAHDRLGVRSGSHLCSPGVQLGQDLTTHLQATQRLEFGHATTASGRAYQDVEEIYTRTDFHLVATPFTALPLLGADPALADDPRVTTLMPPWDTAFVRQQTGLPPTGAQLATLNRELDVYRRILAGGGLVALGTDQPLVPVGLHLHLSLRALHRAGLSPAEALRTATVLPAWVFGADADLGTLEEGKLADLTVVDGDPFTDFATLIRTVAVLRGGVPFEQADLVDAFGATATRRHDLQRSAPAEDWLEVSRQMRREGCCSPESGG encoded by the coding sequence TTGGCCATCGAAGACACCTCAGGCATCACGGACGACGACACCGGGTTCGGCCCGCTCTCCCGCCGCAGATTCCTCCAGGTCACCGTCGGTGCCACTGCACTCGCCACCGCCGGTACGCAGGTCGCGTCCGCCGAGCCCAGTAAGGCGACCATCCTCACCTTCACCGCCGCCACGGGCGGCTCCGCGACCCTCGCCCCCGCCGGTGACCGACTGGTCGCCGAGGTCCAGAACGTGCTGTGGTCCGTGCCGCGCGGCCAAGGCACCGCCGTCGCGCTGACCTCGCCCGGCCTCGAACCCACCCGCCCGCAGTTCTCGCCCGACGGCAGCCGTCTCGTCGTCTGCGCCTACCGTGGCGGAGGCTTCCACCTCTTGACGCTGCGGGCCGACGGCACCGGGCTGCGGCAGCTCACCGACGGACCGTGGGACGACCGGGGGCCGGCCTGGTCGCCGGACGGCACCCGGATCGCGTTCGCCTCCGAGCGCGGGGGCGACACGGTGACCGGCGCCCCGTACCGCGTCTGGGTCGTGGACGTGCGCACCGGCGCGCTGACCCGGCTCACCGGGCGCGTCGGCCAGCAGGGCCCCGGGCAGGACACCGCCTGGGAGGACTTCGACCCGACCTGGTCGCCCGACGGCGAGCGGGTGCTGTTCGTGCGGGCGACCGTCCCGGTGCCGGGCACCCTGCGCGCGGCCACCGTCGCGTCCGTGGCCGCCGACGGCTCGGGCCCGGTCACCACCGAGCACACGGACGACTCCGGCGCCCAGCTCATGACTCCCGCCGTCTCGCCCGCCGGACGCCTCGCGTACCTGCGCACCACGGCGGCGCCCGCAGCCTCCTGCACCCTCGTCGTGGACGGCACGCCGGTAGCCGTCGAGGGCGACCTTCTCCCGGCACCGCCTCGCTGGACGGACGGCGAACGGCTGCTGCTGAACATCGACGGCCACTTCCGCCTGGTCGACCCGGACGCGCCGGGCGCCGCCGAGGAGATCCCGTTCACGGCCACACTGCCCGTCAACCGCCCCAAGTACCGTATGAAGGCATACGACTTCGAGGGCGCCGGCGCCCGCCCCGTCCGCGCGCTCCACCTGCCCGCTCTCTCACCCGACGGCCGATCCGTCGCCTTCGCCGCGCTGAACGCGCTGTGGACCGCCGGTACCAAGGGCGGCCGTCCACCCCGCAAAGTGCTCCAAGTCCCCACCACCCGCTATGTGTTGGCGCCGACATGGACGTCCGACGGCACAGCGCTGGTGTACGCCGACGACCGCGACGGCCTGTTCACCGTACGGCGCCGCGACCTCGACTCCGGTACGGAGACCGTGCTCGCCGGGGGCGGTCGCGTCTTCCCCGCCCTCTCGCCCGACGGGACGCGCCTGGCCTGCCTGGACATGTCGGGCAACCTGATCGTGCGCGACCTGCCCGACGGCGCCGAACGCGTCCTCGCCGCACCGCTCGGCGCGGGCGGCCTGCCCGGCCGCCCCAGTTGGTCGCCCGACGGCCGGTACGTGGCCCTGTGCGACCGGAACCGTGTCAACCAGCGCTTCCGCGAGGGCTACAACCTCATCCGGGTCGTCGACACCACCACCGGCACCGCAGCTCTGCACGCCCTCGCCCCGCACACCTCCCTCGCCGACCGCTACGACTCCGGGCCCGCCTGGTCCCCGGACGGCCGCTGGATGGCCGTCGTCGCCGAGTCCGCGCTGTGGCTGCTGCCGGTCCGCGCCGACGGCACTCCCGACGGTGAGCCCCGCCAACTCACCACCGAAGCCGCCGACCACCCGTCCTGGTCCGCCGACGCCCGCACCCTCCTCTACCTCTCCGCGGGCACCCTGCGCCTGATCGACATCGCCGACGGCAGCACCCGTACCGTCCGCGTCCCGCTGGACTACCGCAGACCCCGGCCGGCCGACACGGTCGTGCACGCCGGCCGCTTCTGGGACGGCACCGGGCCGGACGTCCGCGAGGACATCGACATCGTGGTCCGCGACGGCCGGATCGCGGAGGTCGCTGCGCACCGGGCCGGCCGCCCGACCGTACGCCGGGTCGACGCGAGCGACCGCACCGTGATCCCGGGCCTGTGGGACGCGCACACCCACCCCTGGCAGTCCACGTACGGGGGCCGCCAGACCGCGCTGCAGGTCGCCTACGGCATCACGACGGCCGTCTCGCTCGGCGGCTTCGCCTACGAACAGGCCCGCATCCGCGAGGCGGTCGCCGCCGGCGCCCTCGCCGGACCCCGACTTCTGTCCACCGGCGAACTGCTCGACGGGGACCGGGTGGCCTACAGCATGGCCCGCGCCCACCGCACCCCCGAGGGCCTGCGCCGCTCGCTGGCCCGGGCGAAGGCGCTGGAGTGGGACTTCGTGAAGACGTACGTACGAGCCCCCGGCTGGGTGATGAAGGAGGCCGCCGACTTCGCCCACGACCGGCTCGGCGTGCGCAGCGGAAGTCATCTGTGCAGCCCCGGCGTACAGCTCGGACAGGATCTGACGACCCATCTGCAGGCCACGCAACGGCTGGAGTTCGGGCACGCGACCACGGCCTCGGGGCGCGCCTACCAGGATGTGGAGGAGATCTACACCCGTACCGACTTCCACCTCGTCGCCACCCCGTTCACGGCGCTGCCCCTGCTCGGCGCCGACCCCGCGCTCGCGGACGACCCGCGCGTCACCACGCTCATGCCACCGTGGGACACCGCATTCGTCCGGCAACAGACCGGGCTCCCGCCCACCGGGGCCCAACTGGCGACTCTGAACCGGGAGTTGGACGTCTACCGGCGGATCCTCGCGGGGGGCGGCCTGGTCGCGCTCGGCACGGACCAGCCGCTCGTCCCGGTGGGCCTGCACCTGCATCTGTCCCTGCGCGCACTGCACCGAGCCGGCCTGTCACCGGCGGAGGCACTGCGCACCGCCACCGTGCTGCCCGCGTGGGTCTTCGGCGCCGACGCCGACCTGGGCACGCTGGAGGAGGGCAAGCTCGCCGACCTCACAGTCGTGGACGGCGACCCGTTCACCGACTTCGCCACCCTGATCCGCACCGTCGCGGTCCTGCGCGGCGGCGTCCCCTTCGAGCAGGCGGACCTGGTCGACGCCTTCGGCGCCACTGCCACGCGCCGCCACGACCTTCAGCGGTCGGCCCCGGCCGAGGACTGGCTGGAGGTCAGCCGTCAGATGCGGCGCGAGGGGTGCTGCAGTCCGGAGAGCGGGGGCTGA